One window of Mauremys mutica isolate MM-2020 ecotype Southern chromosome 20, ASM2049712v1, whole genome shotgun sequence genomic DNA carries:
- the LOC123353417 gene encoding hepatic lectin-like — translation MDKERLQDELHMFRDTNFLGQKLRSSLTVYVLLALSYLLILILFAVSLSRVSMLSSQLNEMRNELKRNHSSNDFKLFPCGPEAREWEYFSGKCYYFSLRETSWQRAKVLCEEEHSRLAIVNSHAQQNFIMYRTRNQRFWIGLSDENSEGEWKWIDGSDSTTGFTYWKEGEPNNSGQNEDCAHVWTYGEWNDVHCTYECYYICEKPAPPP, via the exons ATGGATAAGGAAAGGCTTCAAGATGAGCTGCACATGTTTAGAG ACACGAACTTCCTCGGGCAGAAGCTGAGATCCTCCCTCACAGTCTATGTGCTGCTGGCGCTTTCTTACCTGCTGATCCTCATCCTGTTTGCGGTGTCACTCTCCAGAG TTTCAATGCTCTCTTCACAACTTAATGAAATGCGCAATGAGCTGAAACGGAATCATTCCAGCAACGATTTCAAAC TGTTCCCGTGCGGACCTGAGGCCCGGGAATGGGAATACTTCAGCGGGAAATGTTACTACTTCTCCTTGCGTGAGACATCTTGGCAGAGGGCGAAGGTGCTGTGCGAGGAGGAGCATTCGCGCCTGGCCATCGTTAACAGCCACGCCCAGCAG AATTTTATCATGTACAGGACACGCAACCAGCGCTTCTGGATTGGCCTCTCAGACGAGAACTCAGAAGGGGAGTGGAAATGGATCGATGGGAGCGACTCCACAACCGGTTTCAC GTACTGGAAGGAGGGGGAGCCCAACAACAGTGGCCAGAACGAGGACTGTGCACACGTCTGGACCTATGGGGAGTGGAACGACGTGCATTGCACATATGAGTGCTACTACATCTGTGAAAAGCCTGCACCTCCTCCGTGA